A stretch of DNA from Oryza brachyantha chromosome 9, ObraRS2, whole genome shotgun sequence:
ATCGGGGTCGACTAGCCCTGACTGAGGTACTGTAGCTCCGCCCCTGGTTGCCGTTAAGATGGCATGGCCGATGCGGTTGGCGCGAGCGGGCAACGCAACGCAACGCcgcgcctcgcctcgcctcgcctcgcggCCACCACATGGAGAGATTACGACGATTTCGCCCCGTTTTTTGCAGCATCCCGGGTAGTCGGCTACGAGCCGAGCCGCGGGCGGGGGGCTCCGAGGCCGTTTTCCCGGTGGATTTTTCGGTGGTGGCCGGATGGATGGGTGGTTGGCGTTTGTTACTACTGGTTGATACAATCgaaaaaacaatgaaaaaataaactgtaataAAAGAAGTCCTAAAATCTACTTTTAAGtttaagtttgaaattttaaattttggttataatATAAACACAAGCGAAAAGATTAGGGTAAAAGAGGGAAGGTTCACGTCACGAGCAGCTAACTCATGTGAACAAGTTAATGTATATAAACTTTGTGTATACATAATTCCTATATGctagttttatatatacgacttatatatatatatatatatatctttttaagatatatttgttatactaatatatttattttgggttgaaaatattgttatatttttttatagtttggttaaatttaaaagaGCCTTGGCTTAGGATAAATATAAAGTGATTGTAATAAGGAACATATGGAGTAGAATTTTAGTGAGGTATTACTTGTCTCGTTCTCTCATGCGTTAAGGTATTCGCCGTTTTGTATGTGTGTTACGTGTATAAATATAACGTATCGTACCCTCGTAGCTGTTATGATCTGTCCCACATTTTTCTCCCTGAAGACTCTGTGCCAGTACGTAGTGAATCGCCATTAATCTGCACGCTATCTGCGGCGAGCTTTGCTTGGTTGGTCCAGTTGCATCCATGGCCAAGAACAAGCTGTATACGGCGTTGTTGAGTAGCCTCTGCTCACCATAGTTGGTTTCcaacgcagcagcagcatacTTTGGATTCAGACTGTagcaaaaatagtttcttgaAGAAAAAGGGTTCTGTTGGTAAAAGCAAAGTCACAACTGGATGTGTGAACAATTATTATCCGGTTTTGTGCTGCCTTGGGTAACCAATCAGATATCAGTACCAGAAAAATGGGCAAAAAAAGAAGTTTCTTTCAACACAAACCTCCAGGGCAAACAACACAACATTCTGAAACAGAAAATTTCTCAATGAaaggaggattttttttttatcatcccaGATGACAATGATAAGAGTATGTAATTACCACTTTTAAAATGGATCTAAGGCACCGTTACAGTATACACCCCCATCACTCAAAATTTAGGGGTGGAGACTGGAGACATATactcaaaaaaatatgtagtaCTAAGGTGACCATGTTTTGGTTGTAAAGCAATATCTATGGGCTTTCCACAGAGCACCTGCCAAGATATGTATGAGCTGCTCGCCAATTCTGAACATTTCCACACCTCCAAATATGCTTCAAAAGACAAAACGGCTGTAGGCAGTATGAACAGATTAACTGTTCAAGTCCACTTGTGAAAAATCTCTTCGACCGAGTAGACAAATGGCAATAAAGCCAATGGAACTCATTCAAAGAAACGAAATGGACTTGATGGATAGTAACTAGTATGAAGACTATCTGAGCCTCtgattatccaaaaaaaatgtggttTATGCTGACCATTTGATCATGTCCTGATTACTGACTGGTCGACGAATAGGTTGCCAGGCATAACTGTCTTAGTCACCCACCCTCTCGTAGAAAAGTATGTAAGCCTCACAGTTAAGAACTTCCTCCAGAGAGGCTTCTCTGACTTGTGCATCACTTGCATAAAACCATGACTTGGAATCAGTGCTCCTCTGCTGCCGACCCCCAATCTTGCCAGTTCTCACATATGCAACATAATGCCCAGCTGCCATGGTTCCCAAGTGCTCAACAACGCCAACTAGACGATATGTGGTGTTGTCATTCTCCTTAGACCTGCAGATTACAGAGAATAGCGATGAGCAGACCAACTCATAACTCACAAATTGAAGATACAAAGTTTAAAACCATCTAGTtgaaatatgcaaaaataaagGCCTCCTGAGATACCaggattcaaaatttgaagctGGAAGACATCATAGcttccctttttttccctattcTTATACAGATAACAGACATACTTCTATATAAACTTCAAGAAGACATCGTGTCGCTGGTACAGACTATTCACAGTAATACATTTTCTTTGGGTTGagggttggggggggggggggggggagggatCTTGTTCTCTGCTAACCGCTTTGACCATTAATGGACATGTAATAGAGTGTTGTGTACTACCCTACTACATGGTAAACAGTTAGATGCAAAATTATGAAGGCAGTCGAAAATTTCAGAGATATTCCTCATGTCCAGAAGTGCTTCAACCAACTTATAAATGGTGAATAAGACTTATGTTGAAGGCAAAGCATATGAAAATTTGCTGCAGCTTCTACAAGCCAACCAATTCGTATCCACATGCAGCTGTTCTCTTTCAATAGATATAGTTGATTATTTAGAAGTTAGAAAGTTCAAATCAATCGGTATTTTTCTTCAAAGAAATAGCATCCACAAATAGAAACACATTTCCAGGTAAAAATAAGAGGAAGGAAAACACATTAGTCTGCCTTACTGCCTTGTAATCTAAATCGTGTTGCACTGCTAAATTAACCCTGCTctccaaattcaaatttattgttGAATGTTCTCAGGTATTAATGTTTATACGATAAATGGTGGACTTGAATCAGATAATGTGATACACTCTCAATATCTTCTCGGATAATGCAGTTCTTTATCTTCTCAAAAAACATTGGGCAATCGCTAGGGATGCAGAACTAAAATTACCTGGAAGCTACATATAAAGCTTAACATTCATTATCCTCACTATGTTATTTACTACAATTTCCTTTAGGAGTGTTGCTAACTAAATGGTTGAAAACCATTGTGAggtttttagtataaaaattcTCTGTCAATGAGCAAACTATGCATGGGCAGTGCTGCTTCTTAGTAGCAATTACGATTAGATTAATACCTGATGGTCAAAGCTAATAAAAAAGCTGAAGGGTTCCAATAGAGAAAAAAGTTCAATACCTTGGGTCCATGAAAGGTTGCACATCAATTATCTCCTTAAAGCGTACATGCCCTTTCAATTTCTTGAACCGACCATGTGAGTCCTGACTGAATCTGTTCAAATTAATTGTCAATACAGGTGGGGCCTTGCTGATAAGGATTCTTCTCATTGCAGTTCTGAAGACCTTTTTTCCATTCTGTTTCTGTTCATTTTGGCTATCTCGTCCTTGATGTGCTTTGCCAACCATCTTCATTCGCTTCCTTCTGCCCTGATTCCGTGTGATAACATCTTCATTGTCTCTTTCACCTGGTAAGATTCTTTGCATCTCAGATGGAAGGCTACTAGCAACAATTTCTTCAGAACCAGCACCACATTCTGCTTCATTCTTGTTGGTTGTGCTGCAAGAGGCAGACTCATCATCGCGACAACACTCTGGTGCAGTTGCTTCTTCAGAGGCTACATCCACATTATTTTCATCCTTATGCTGCGTAGAATCACGCGGTTGCTTACTCAAAGATGTATATTCCAATGCTGAGTTGTTCAAATCCTGAGTCTCCAGATGGTGTAATTTGCTGTCTGCCTGTTCAGTTTCAACAAGAGAAGCACCTGATTTCAGTAAAGCAACTTTCCCATTGTCTGAAAAGTTAGCATCGCCTGAGTTAGCAGCACCGGCCAAAGAAGAATTTGCACAACCACCTTCCTTACTGTTCATATCAGTATTTAAATTGTCAGAGCAACCATCAGTTGCCATAATTTGATCAGTGCCCTCCTCTTCGATGCAGTTAGTGATCAACTTATCACCATCTTGTCTTTCATCACCACCTGCCATCATCTCCTTCCCATCCTTTCTTTCATTGGCACTAGTCGCCATCTCATCATGTTTGCCATCGTTGGCGTCTGGGCAGGCAACAGAGTTAGAACAATGCTCACAGTGCCATGGTTCAGAGAGCAACTCCGGTTCAGTAAACAGAGCCAAGCAGCCCTCAACTGATACAGGTGCATTACTATCATCCACCTCATCTTCAGCACTATTGCTACTCCAGGCCATCACATCAATATTTTCAACTGTACCTGTTTCCTTCTTGACTTCAGAAGTAACTTCAGGCTCGTTGAACATATCACCAAGACCAGCAAAGTCATCTTGATCACCATCACCAACAGATGCAGGTTGTGCATTATCTTCTGTCAGAGAAACAGCTGGAGGAGCAAGTGCGTCTTCTGGTTTCTGTGAATTTTCTACAGTTGCATCCATTTCCTCGGCAGTGGAACCAAATTCTTTGTAAGGAAGCAAGATAATAGGGTGTGAAGATGTTGCGTcatcaataaggttttcacCAGAGTGTTCAGAACCCAAGACCTGCTCTTTTGATAAGGCATAATCCTGTGGAAGAAATGGACCATGAATAACACCCTTGTCTTCCCAGATGTGTCCTGCCTCAGTAGAATCTGCCGAATCAAGAATCTCAGATTTTGCTTCATCTGCATCATCAATGTAATCCAACCAGCAAGCGGGATCCTCCACATTTGAAGTGCCTGTTTGTTCTAGATTAGGCACAGAAGCACATGACTCACTGCATTCAGAAGGCTCAGGCTCTTTCTCACAGACAACCTGTCCTGACTCTGAACCAGGAATCTGGGAATCATTGCATTCAGCAACAGTTTCAATCTTTTCTTTGTTATTCACCTGTACTATGGGAGACACTCGGGGAGAAATCCTCCCATATCTCCGATTTTTATTCCTATCCCTTATGGATTGTTTGTTCCTCTTTGCTGGTGGTGATGACACACTCTTGGCTGGAGGTCTCCTCGATGGAACTGGTAGTGATAGATCAAGGAATTGATCATGTTTAACAGAACTGTGTGTGCATTCAGTGCTGGAAACTGTGCTAGACAGCTGACCTCCAAAGATTGAGTCGACAATTGTAGGAATAGCTGCATTCGAAGACTCATCTGCTAGCTTCCAAGCTTCATTTTCCTCTGTGCGCAGACCATCAAGAAAACAGCGTAGTAATTCATGGCTGTCCTGCATCTGGTAGCCCCTGAACTGCGGGTACTTTGAGCAAATATTTGAGAAGAGATTCTTTGGACTCAGTGCACCTCCAACATCATTCGAAGCACTCGTCTCCATGAAGAGTTTCTTTAGTGACATCGAAAGTGCACCTGTTGGTACATCTGGTCCCAACATCTTACTGCGCAACCTATCAAGTGCAAGGAGGCTCTGCATCACTGCATTGAAGAAACATGTGTTCCCAAGATTTGGCAGCCCTCTGATTACACTACCATGAAGGTTAACCAAACCCAAATCTCTGTCAACTGCAGCAACTGCCTCTGCTGGCACTGCAGCAACTGTCTCTATTCTAGGCATCTCGATCGACACTTCCTTTTCACACGACAAACAAAATGCAACAGTCGGATCATCAAACCGTGCAGCCCACCAATGCCGGTCCTGCTTGGCATGCCTTCGGGCATGGCCGTATGGCTTGGTCATATCAACCTCACCACCGCAGAATTGCCGACCACAGTCTAAGCAGACCCACATATCACTCTTCTGCGCCTTTGCCTGTCCCTTGGCCGCGGCGCCTTTCTGTCCACCTCCTTTCCTCTTCTGCTGCTTCCCTCCTTTCTCCTTGCCACCCCCACCTCCTTTCTTCCGAGGCATGTCGTCCCGGCAATGCTCGCACGACGCAAAATGCTTGGACGACATGATCTCCAAGAGGACCTTGTCCAAGCGGGCAATGTCGCCGCCATAGTGGCCGCACTGCTCCCTGCCGCTGGCcgacgcagcagcagcttccTCCGTCGAATTGCCCGCGTCCTGCGACTCAGCATCCCCAGATCCAGCATCGGAGAGCGCCGCCGCTGGCTcccgttgctgctgctgctgctgggttTTCCTTGGGTTCTTGGTCTTCGCCTTCAACTTCTTCCCCATCGCTTCTGAGACCAAGACAGACCAATCTGAAACGCAATCCATCATCACAAGGACGCAAGAAACCCTAAAGAACAACCTAATCACGAGCTACGCAGAGCAAATCAAGGAAAACCAATGAAAACCCAGGACCGCGGGGGACTCCGGACACAAACTATAGATAAACCCTGCACCAACCAAATCCCCTTCCGACTCGGAGATCAAGGCTAAGCAGAAACCGAGCCGACAACTAGTAACAAACCCAGCAGAAGTTAGAGCAAAAAAATGCGAGCTTTACCGAAAGAGGGAGGGGCCGGCGCAGAGTTGGGCACGGAGTCAGCGAGGGGGTAGGCAAGGCTCagcttgcggcggcggcggcgccctgcaggacggcgaggcggccgggCTGGCAGAGGGGGTGAGGAGGTCGGAGAGAGtaggggaggaaaaaaaaaaaggtttttttatccGGCAGCCGCTGCCATGAGATGGGAAGGGAGGAAGCCGAGCACGAAACAGGGCGGGCCTGAACTTCCTGGGTATTATTGGGTATTGGGTTGGGCCGAACAATTGGGCTCTTTTTGGCTCCACCTGAgtcctgtttggggagcttagGTCTCACGTCCAAATATTTCGCCCACACTTTATTACTGACATCTCACTGTCACTGTCAGCCTAATACACCTCTTCATTTGTTGGGGAATAAAACATTCTTAGCACTCAGTCAAACTCGACTTTCTATCCGCGACAACTTTAGGTTAATCTAGGCAGCAATATGGTAAACCAACTCAAGTCAAGAACATATATTTCCATGCATGTCATTGGAGTCCAGATCCTCTGCTGTAATGCCTGCAGTACTGGCCCCATAGTCTGTGAAAGCCCACATGTCAATAAGCAGTACCGCACAGAATCTCATTTATCTATCTGATGTCGACACAAATTATCTGTAGGTTCATAAAC
This window harbors:
- the LOC102722243 gene encoding ubiquitin carboxyl-terminal hydrolase 2-like, whose translation is MGKKLKAKTKNPRKTQQQQQQREPAAALSDAGSGDAESQDAGNSTEEAAAASASGREQCGHYGGDIARLDKVLLEIMSSKHFASCEHCRDDMPRKKGGGGGKEKGGKQQKRKGGGQKGAAAKGQAKAQKSDMWVCLDCGRQFCGGEVDMTKPYGHARRHAKQDRHWWAARFDDPTVAFCLSCEKEVSIEMPRIETVAAVPAEAVAAVDRDLGLVNLHGSVIRGLPNLGNTCFFNAVMQSLLALDRLRSKMLGPDVPTGALSMSLKKLFMETSASNDVGGALSPKNLFSNICSKYPQFRGYQMQDSHELLRCFLDGLRTEENEAWKLADESSNAAIPTIVDSIFGGQLSSTVSSTECTHSSVKHDQFLDLSLPVPSRRPPAKSVSSPPAKRNKQSIRDRNKNRRYGRISPRVSPIVQVNNKEKIETVAECNDSQIPGSESGQVVCEKEPEPSECSESCASVPNLEQTGTSNVEDPACWLDYIDDADEAKSEILDSADSTEAGHIWEDKGVIHGPFLPQDYALSKEQVLGSEHSGENLIDDATSSHPIILLPYKEFGSTAEEMDATVENSQKPEDALAPPAVSLTEDNAQPASVGDGDQDDFAGLGDMFNEPEVTSEVKKETGTVENIDVMAWSSNSAEDEVDDSNAPVSVEGCLALFTEPELLSEPWHCEHCSNSVACPDANDGKHDEMATSANERKDGKEMMAGGDERQDGDKLITNCIEEEGTDQIMATDGCSDNLNTDMNSKEGGCANSSLAGAANSGDANFSDNGKVALLKSGASLVETEQADSKLHHLETQDLNNSALEYTSLSKQPRDSTQHKDENNVDVASEEATAPECCRDDESASCSTTNKNEAECGAGSEEIVASSLPSEMQRILPGERDNEDVITRNQGRRKRMKMVGKAHQGRDSQNEQKQNGKKVFRTAMRRILISKAPPVLTINLNRFSQDSHGRFKKLKGHVRFKEIIDVQPFMDPRSKENDNTTYRLVGVVEHLGTMAAGHYVAYVRTGKIGGRQQRSTDSKSWFYASDAQVREASLEEVLNCEAYILFYERVGD